One region of Cobetia sp. cqz5-12 genomic DNA includes:
- a CDS encoding 1,2-dihydroxy-3-keto-5-methylthiopentene dioxygenase, whose protein sequence is MSFLAIYAEQDASRPQLITNDGAQIASELEAEGIRFERWTAGCEMSDPTDQTQVLAAYADDVARLKSENGFVTADVIGLTPDHPDRDTLRGKFLDEHRHAEHEVRFFVRGSGIFYLHLGERVLAVGCEKDDLIAVPAGTPHWFDMGPTPDFTAIRLFTNPEGWIANFTDNDIAARFPRHEALAEHFTQSAAPHSQESA, encoded by the coding sequence ATGAGCTTTCTGGCCATCTACGCCGAGCAGGACGCCTCGCGTCCGCAGTTGATCACCAATGATGGCGCGCAGATCGCCAGCGAACTCGAGGCCGAAGGCATTCGCTTCGAGCGCTGGACGGCGGGCTGCGAGATGAGTGATCCCACCGACCAGACGCAGGTGCTGGCGGCCTACGCCGACGATGTCGCGCGCCTCAAGTCCGAGAACGGCTTCGTCACCGCCGACGTGATCGGCCTGACGCCGGATCACCCTGACCGCGACACCCTGCGCGGCAAGTTCCTCGATGAGCACCGCCATGCAGAGCATGAGGTGCGCTTCTTCGTGCGCGGCAGCGGTATCTTCTACCTGCATCTGGGCGAGCGTGTGCTGGCGGTCGGTTGCGAGAAGGATGACCTGATCGCCGTGCCGGCCGGCACGCCGCACTGGTTCGACATGGGGCCGACGCCGGACTTCACTGCCATCCGCCTGTTCACCAATCCGGAAGGCTGGATCGCCAACTTCACCGACAATGACATCGCCGCCCGTTTCCCGCGTCATGAAGCGCTGGCCGAGCATTTCACCCAGTCCGCCGCCCCGCATTCCCAGGAGTCCGCATGA